The following are encoded in a window of Stigmatopora nigra isolate UIUO_SnigA chromosome 23, RoL_Snig_1.1, whole genome shotgun sequence genomic DNA:
- the mdm2 gene encoding E3 ubiquitin-protein ligase Mdm2 isoform X2 — protein MERSGDSRLVRPTPDLAALLRQAGCTKDVLPMREVTYYLGKYIFQKQLFDKQQQHIVHCAQDPLGNIMGVESFSVKEPRDVYAKLNKNFVTERSQDWAAASSSASASSSASGSQDQAAQAEAEQELAVEPVTSSDSGRRRRWSSRNIGAGPSIDVPVDDDDNDEDVKRGRPDNYSISFDRSHAWYVIGGLDATERDESQAENHSLAGTPEVIVSSSSSTLGEESDDDNFSVEYELRSTDPEDDEDDEDDDSSLSAESEVCELTILEDDSFDDDTEITEADFWRCHECADSTLPPPTNCVRCWCLRQDWLRQASLSSVRADVHAEGLDIEDGVDMPDGKTVSRGSQTSRPSSSCSSAISQERAWPADSVPPPGRGLPADMRLPESCLEPCLICQSHPKNGCIVHGKTGHMMSCYACARKLKKRNKLCPVCREPIEAVVLTYLG, from the exons ATGGAGCGCTCTGGTGACAGCAGACTT GTTCGTCCCACGCCGGACCTGGCCGCTTTGCTGAGACAAGCGGGCTGCACCAAAGATGTTCTGCCCATGAGAGAG GTGACGTACTACCTGGGCAAGTACATCTTCCAGAAGCAGCTGTTCGACAAGCAACAGCAGCACATTGTTCATTGTGCTCAGGACCCGCTGGGAAACATCATGGGCGTGGAGAGCTTCTCTGTCAAAGAACCTCG GGATGTGTACGCCAAGCTCAACAAGAACTTTGTGACCGAGAGAAGCCAAG ATTGGGCTGCCGCCTCTTCCAGTGCTTCCGCCTCTTCCAGTGCTTCCGGCAGCCAGGACCAGGCTGCGCAAGCTGAAGCTGAGCAG GAACTGGCAGTGGAGCCCGTCACTTCTTCTGACAGCGGCAGACGCCGCCGCTGGAGCTCCAGGAACATTGGCGCCG GTCCCTCCATCGATGTACCGGTTGATGACGACGACAACGATGAAGATGTGAAAAGGGGTCGCCCGGACAACTACTCTATTAGTTTTGATAGGAGCCACGCCTGGTACGTCATTGGTGGCTTAGACGCAACTGAGAGAGACGAGAGCCAGGCAGAGAACCATAGTCTT GCGGGCACCCCGGAGGTGATcgtcagcagcagcagcagcaccctGGGCGAGGAATCGGACGACGACAACTTCAGCGTGGAATATGAGCTGCGATCCACCGATCCCGAagacgacgaagacgacgaggacgacgataGCTCCCTGTCCGCCGAGTCTGAG GTCTGTGAGCTGACCATCCTAGAGGACGACTCCTTCGACGACGACACGGAGATCACCGAAGCC GACTTTTGGCGCTGCCACGAGTGCGCCGATTCCACGCTGCCTCCCCCGACCAACTGCGTGCGCTGCTGGTGCCTGCGCCAGGATTGGCTGCGCCAGGCCTCTCTGAGCTCCGTGCGGGCGGATGTTCACG CCGAAGGTCTTGACATCGAGGACGGCGTGGACATGCCGGATGGCAAGACGGTCAGCCGCGGCTCTCAGACCTCCCGCCCGTCCTCCTCCTGCAGCTCTGCCATCTCCCAGGAGAGAGCGTGGCCCGCAGATTCTGTGCCCCCGCCGGGGCGGGGCCTTCCGGCAGATATGCGCCTGCCCGAGTCGTGCCTGGAGCCTTGCCTGATCTGCCAGTCTCACCCCAAGAACGGCTGCATCGTCCACGGCAAGACGGGCCACATGATGTCGTGCTATGCCTGCGCCCGCAAGCTCAAGAAGCGCAACAAGCTGTGCCCCGTGTGCCGCGAGCCCATCGAGGCGGTGGTCCTCACCTACTTGGGCTGA
- the mdm2 gene encoding E3 ubiquitin-protein ligase Mdm2 isoform X1: protein MIVSTPSNDKMERSGDSRLVRPTPDLAALLRQAGCTKDVLPMREVTYYLGKYIFQKQLFDKQQQHIVHCAQDPLGNIMGVESFSVKEPRDVYAKLNKNFVTERSQDWAAASSSASASSSASGSQDQAAQAEAEQELAVEPVTSSDSGRRRRWSSRNIGAGPSIDVPVDDDDNDEDVKRGRPDNYSISFDRSHAWYVIGGLDATERDESQAENHSLAGTPEVIVSSSSSTLGEESDDDNFSVEYELRSTDPEDDEDDEDDDSSLSAESEVCELTILEDDSFDDDTEITEADFWRCHECADSTLPPPTNCVRCWCLRQDWLRQASLSSVRADVHAEGLDIEDGVDMPDGKTVSRGSQTSRPSSSCSSAISQERAWPADSVPPPGRGLPADMRLPESCLEPCLICQSHPKNGCIVHGKTGHMMSCYACARKLKKRNKLCPVCREPIEAVVLTYLG, encoded by the exons ATG ATTGTTTCTACGCCAAGTAATGACAAGATGGAGCGCTCTGGTGACAGCAGACTT GTTCGTCCCACGCCGGACCTGGCCGCTTTGCTGAGACAAGCGGGCTGCACCAAAGATGTTCTGCCCATGAGAGAG GTGACGTACTACCTGGGCAAGTACATCTTCCAGAAGCAGCTGTTCGACAAGCAACAGCAGCACATTGTTCATTGTGCTCAGGACCCGCTGGGAAACATCATGGGCGTGGAGAGCTTCTCTGTCAAAGAACCTCG GGATGTGTACGCCAAGCTCAACAAGAACTTTGTGACCGAGAGAAGCCAAG ATTGGGCTGCCGCCTCTTCCAGTGCTTCCGCCTCTTCCAGTGCTTCCGGCAGCCAGGACCAGGCTGCGCAAGCTGAAGCTGAGCAG GAACTGGCAGTGGAGCCCGTCACTTCTTCTGACAGCGGCAGACGCCGCCGCTGGAGCTCCAGGAACATTGGCGCCG GTCCCTCCATCGATGTACCGGTTGATGACGACGACAACGATGAAGATGTGAAAAGGGGTCGCCCGGACAACTACTCTATTAGTTTTGATAGGAGCCACGCCTGGTACGTCATTGGTGGCTTAGACGCAACTGAGAGAGACGAGAGCCAGGCAGAGAACCATAGTCTT GCGGGCACCCCGGAGGTGATcgtcagcagcagcagcagcaccctGGGCGAGGAATCGGACGACGACAACTTCAGCGTGGAATATGAGCTGCGATCCACCGATCCCGAagacgacgaagacgacgaggacgacgataGCTCCCTGTCCGCCGAGTCTGAG GTCTGTGAGCTGACCATCCTAGAGGACGACTCCTTCGACGACGACACGGAGATCACCGAAGCC GACTTTTGGCGCTGCCACGAGTGCGCCGATTCCACGCTGCCTCCCCCGACCAACTGCGTGCGCTGCTGGTGCCTGCGCCAGGATTGGCTGCGCCAGGCCTCTCTGAGCTCCGTGCGGGCGGATGTTCACG CCGAAGGTCTTGACATCGAGGACGGCGTGGACATGCCGGATGGCAAGACGGTCAGCCGCGGCTCTCAGACCTCCCGCCCGTCCTCCTCCTGCAGCTCTGCCATCTCCCAGGAGAGAGCGTGGCCCGCAGATTCTGTGCCCCCGCCGGGGCGGGGCCTTCCGGCAGATATGCGCCTGCCCGAGTCGTGCCTGGAGCCTTGCCTGATCTGCCAGTCTCACCCCAAGAACGGCTGCATCGTCCACGGCAAGACGGGCCACATGATGTCGTGCTATGCCTGCGCCCGCAAGCTCAAGAAGCGCAACAAGCTGTGCCCCGTGTGCCGCGAGCCCATCGAGGCGGTGGTCCTCACCTACTTGGGCTGA
- the mdm2 gene encoding E3 ubiquitin-protein ligase Mdm2 isoform X4, which yields MERSGDSRLVRPTPDLAALLRQAGCTKDVLPMREDPLGNIMGVESFSVKEPRDVYAKLNKNFVTERSQDWAAASSSASASSSASGSQDQAAQAEAEQELAVEPVTSSDSGRRRRWSSRNIGAGPSIDVPVDDDDNDEDVKRGRPDNYSISFDRSHAWYVIGGLDATERDESQAENHSLAGTPEVIVSSSSSTLGEESDDDNFSVEYELRSTDPEDDEDDEDDDSSLSAESEVCELTILEDDSFDDDTEITEADFWRCHECADSTLPPPTNCVRCWCLRQDWLRQASLSSVRADVHAEGLDIEDGVDMPDGKTVSRGSQTSRPSSSCSSAISQERAWPADSVPPPGRGLPADMRLPESCLEPCLICQSHPKNGCIVHGKTGHMMSCYACARKLKKRNKLCPVCREPIEAVVLTYLG from the exons ATGGAGCGCTCTGGTGACAGCAGACTT GTTCGTCCCACGCCGGACCTGGCCGCTTTGCTGAGACAAGCGGGCTGCACCAAAGATGTTCTGCCCATGAGAGAG GACCCGCTGGGAAACATCATGGGCGTGGAGAGCTTCTCTGTCAAAGAACCTCG GGATGTGTACGCCAAGCTCAACAAGAACTTTGTGACCGAGAGAAGCCAAG ATTGGGCTGCCGCCTCTTCCAGTGCTTCCGCCTCTTCCAGTGCTTCCGGCAGCCAGGACCAGGCTGCGCAAGCTGAAGCTGAGCAG GAACTGGCAGTGGAGCCCGTCACTTCTTCTGACAGCGGCAGACGCCGCCGCTGGAGCTCCAGGAACATTGGCGCCG GTCCCTCCATCGATGTACCGGTTGATGACGACGACAACGATGAAGATGTGAAAAGGGGTCGCCCGGACAACTACTCTATTAGTTTTGATAGGAGCCACGCCTGGTACGTCATTGGTGGCTTAGACGCAACTGAGAGAGACGAGAGCCAGGCAGAGAACCATAGTCTT GCGGGCACCCCGGAGGTGATcgtcagcagcagcagcagcaccctGGGCGAGGAATCGGACGACGACAACTTCAGCGTGGAATATGAGCTGCGATCCACCGATCCCGAagacgacgaagacgacgaggacgacgataGCTCCCTGTCCGCCGAGTCTGAG GTCTGTGAGCTGACCATCCTAGAGGACGACTCCTTCGACGACGACACGGAGATCACCGAAGCC GACTTTTGGCGCTGCCACGAGTGCGCCGATTCCACGCTGCCTCCCCCGACCAACTGCGTGCGCTGCTGGTGCCTGCGCCAGGATTGGCTGCGCCAGGCCTCTCTGAGCTCCGTGCGGGCGGATGTTCACG CCGAAGGTCTTGACATCGAGGACGGCGTGGACATGCCGGATGGCAAGACGGTCAGCCGCGGCTCTCAGACCTCCCGCCCGTCCTCCTCCTGCAGCTCTGCCATCTCCCAGGAGAGAGCGTGGCCCGCAGATTCTGTGCCCCCGCCGGGGCGGGGCCTTCCGGCAGATATGCGCCTGCCCGAGTCGTGCCTGGAGCCTTGCCTGATCTGCCAGTCTCACCCCAAGAACGGCTGCATCGTCCACGGCAAGACGGGCCACATGATGTCGTGCTATGCCTGCGCCCGCAAGCTCAAGAAGCGCAACAAGCTGTGCCCCGTGTGCCGCGAGCCCATCGAGGCGGTGGTCCTCACCTACTTGGGCTGA
- the mdm2 gene encoding E3 ubiquitin-protein ligase Mdm2 isoform X3 yields the protein MIVSTPSNDKMERSGDSRLVRPTPDLAALLRQAGCTKDVLPMREDPLGNIMGVESFSVKEPRDVYAKLNKNFVTERSQDWAAASSSASASSSASGSQDQAAQAEAEQELAVEPVTSSDSGRRRRWSSRNIGAGPSIDVPVDDDDNDEDVKRGRPDNYSISFDRSHAWYVIGGLDATERDESQAENHSLAGTPEVIVSSSSSTLGEESDDDNFSVEYELRSTDPEDDEDDEDDDSSLSAESEVCELTILEDDSFDDDTEITEADFWRCHECADSTLPPPTNCVRCWCLRQDWLRQASLSSVRADVHAEGLDIEDGVDMPDGKTVSRGSQTSRPSSSCSSAISQERAWPADSVPPPGRGLPADMRLPESCLEPCLICQSHPKNGCIVHGKTGHMMSCYACARKLKKRNKLCPVCREPIEAVVLTYLG from the exons ATG ATTGTTTCTACGCCAAGTAATGACAAGATGGAGCGCTCTGGTGACAGCAGACTT GTTCGTCCCACGCCGGACCTGGCCGCTTTGCTGAGACAAGCGGGCTGCACCAAAGATGTTCTGCCCATGAGAGAG GACCCGCTGGGAAACATCATGGGCGTGGAGAGCTTCTCTGTCAAAGAACCTCG GGATGTGTACGCCAAGCTCAACAAGAACTTTGTGACCGAGAGAAGCCAAG ATTGGGCTGCCGCCTCTTCCAGTGCTTCCGCCTCTTCCAGTGCTTCCGGCAGCCAGGACCAGGCTGCGCAAGCTGAAGCTGAGCAG GAACTGGCAGTGGAGCCCGTCACTTCTTCTGACAGCGGCAGACGCCGCCGCTGGAGCTCCAGGAACATTGGCGCCG GTCCCTCCATCGATGTACCGGTTGATGACGACGACAACGATGAAGATGTGAAAAGGGGTCGCCCGGACAACTACTCTATTAGTTTTGATAGGAGCCACGCCTGGTACGTCATTGGTGGCTTAGACGCAACTGAGAGAGACGAGAGCCAGGCAGAGAACCATAGTCTT GCGGGCACCCCGGAGGTGATcgtcagcagcagcagcagcaccctGGGCGAGGAATCGGACGACGACAACTTCAGCGTGGAATATGAGCTGCGATCCACCGATCCCGAagacgacgaagacgacgaggacgacgataGCTCCCTGTCCGCCGAGTCTGAG GTCTGTGAGCTGACCATCCTAGAGGACGACTCCTTCGACGACGACACGGAGATCACCGAAGCC GACTTTTGGCGCTGCCACGAGTGCGCCGATTCCACGCTGCCTCCCCCGACCAACTGCGTGCGCTGCTGGTGCCTGCGCCAGGATTGGCTGCGCCAGGCCTCTCTGAGCTCCGTGCGGGCGGATGTTCACG CCGAAGGTCTTGACATCGAGGACGGCGTGGACATGCCGGATGGCAAGACGGTCAGCCGCGGCTCTCAGACCTCCCGCCCGTCCTCCTCCTGCAGCTCTGCCATCTCCCAGGAGAGAGCGTGGCCCGCAGATTCTGTGCCCCCGCCGGGGCGGGGCCTTCCGGCAGATATGCGCCTGCCCGAGTCGTGCCTGGAGCCTTGCCTGATCTGCCAGTCTCACCCCAAGAACGGCTGCATCGTCCACGGCAAGACGGGCCACATGATGTCGTGCTATGCCTGCGCCCGCAAGCTCAAGAAGCGCAACAAGCTGTGCCCCGTGTGCCGCGAGCCCATCGAGGCGGTGGTCCTCACCTACTTGGGCTGA